The Candidatus Atribacteria bacterium ADurb.Bin276 genome contains the following window.
CGCCAGTTGCCTGACCAATGGTAGAACAAGTTCCCATCAAACGAGTGGTTCCCAGAGCAACATGGGTAACACTAATATCTCTTCCTGCCATCATCAGGTTGGGAATATCTTTGGAATAAAGCGATCGAAATGGAATACTGTAGACGGTAGCTTGCCGTTTCCCAATTTCTTCTGATTTTCCTGGAAATGATGGTTCAGGAGGTAAATCTTTTGTAAGAATGCCTCCTGGAGTGTGAATATCGACAAACCATCCCCCGTAGGCTACTCGATCATCAAATAAAGATCCATAAGTGACATCTTTTTCTTTCATAATATAATCACCCATAATCCTTCTCGACTCTCGTTTCCCAGGGACCATTCCAATCCAATCGAGAACCAAGTGGTCGGCTTGATGGTCACCGTGATTTTTAATGTGGTTCCAAACCGCCAGGACCATTTTAATTAGTTCCTTACGGATATTTGCGTGATCTGTTATAGTGTTATAGGGAGGATTTCCAATTTCGATCCACCAATAACCGGCTTCGACATCATGATGGGTGCGAAAAGCTAGGTCTTCATCACTAGTGAGTTGGGGGACCCACTCTGGTGGGGTAAAGGGTACCGGGAAACCGACATCTTTGGCATGGAAAAGCAAGCTACTCCCCTGAGTATAACTGTCGGCTTTTTCTGGTGCTAAACTCTCCTCAAATTCACTTCTCGCTTCCCTCCCCATCCGGAATTCCGCTCCCGCCTGGTAGGCGATCACTCCATCTCCGGTGGCATCGATAAACAAACGACCTTGGAGAACGATCTCTTTTTCTGATCCGTTTTCGTAACTTACGATTGAATCAATGAATTTTGGATTGGTTTCTGACATGAGAACTTTCTGAGCTGGTGTATCGATATAAAGGTCAAGATTTTTTTCATTGGCCGCTGCTTTATATAAGATATAGTCCCAGGTTGAAGATCCGTGACCGGTCCAGATTCGTGCAGGATCCTGAAAGCGATCCTCTAAAAAAAACTCTTCAAGCAGGCCAGTTTCTCTTGCCCAAGGGTTGAAATCGCAAGCTCCTCCAACTGGAACGCGAATTTCGCTGCTGGAATTTCCGCCAAGTACTGGACGATTTTGTACCAGAGCAACTCGACATCCCAAGCGTGCAGCGGCAACAGCAGCACAGGTTCCGGCTAAACCTCCTCCTACGACTATGAGATCATATTGTTCGTTCATGAAAACCTCCTTATTCATTCTTCTTTACGTTATTATAATTTTTGCCTTGCAAAAACCGTAATTTTAGTTTAAGTGTTAGAAAATGAATTAAAAAATAAAAAAAGCAAAAAGGATAGACCACTCCCCCTCGGTTTTTCATCCTCATCTGGTGCCGCGAAACGGCATAAAGGTCTACCCTTTTACTGCTCCGAAAGTAAGACCACTGATGAGTTGTTTTTGAGCTAAAAATGAAAAGATAAAAATTGGCAGAACCGCCAGAGTTCCTGCCGCACAGATTTGACCCCAGAATATACCCATTTCACCGATCAGCTCTGGTACTGCGACTGGTATAGTTTTAGTATTGGTACCGGTGAATATTAAGGCGAAGAGAAATTCATTCCAAGAAAGAGTAAAAGCAAAAATCGAAGTCGCAGCTAAACCTGGCCGACTGAGAGGAAGAGTGATTCGTAAAAAAGCAGTCAGTCGCGAACATCCATCTATAACTGCTGCTTCTTCCAGTTCTCTCGGAATGGACAGAAAAAAGCCCCGCATCATCCAGATAACAAAGGGGGTTTGAAAAGCAGTATATAAAAGAATGATCCCTCCATAGGTATCGGTGAAACCCAATCTCCTCATGACTAAAAAAAGCGGAACCACACCGGCTACCGGTGGAAGCATCCGAGAAAAAAGGACCATAAAGAGGAGGAATTTTCGCATCGGAAAATTGTATCGGGCGAAACTATAGGCAGCAACTGCCCCTAAAATCACCGATAATACTGCCGTCCCTGAGGCGATAATGATACTATTTTTAAAAAAGTAGGTGAGATTGAGCCGGCTGAACAGATCAACATAATTGGCACCGGTAGGTTTAAAAAACAAAAAAGTTGAAAACAAGTCTAAAGGTTGTTTGAAAGACATCAAGACCATTTGAATGACCGGTGCAATAAAGAGAACAACCAGGATAATAATGATGCCTTCTGTTTTTCGGCTCATACTTCCATCTCCTTATACAAATATCGGAAGAAAACAAAACTAATCAGCAGGGTGAGGATAAGAATGATCACTGAAAGAGTTGAAGATGTTCCACCATCCCAGAACCGAAACATCGTTCGATAAATCATGATGCTGAGAGTTTGGGTTGAACCACCCGGTCCACCACCGGTTAAAACCCAAATGATATCGAAAGCCCGCAAGGTGAAAATAGTTTGAAAAAGAAGAACAATCCAAATAATGGTTTTTAAAAGCGGTACGGTAATGAGAAAAAATATTTGTACTGACGATGCTCCATCGACTTTGGCAGCGTCATAGGGTTCATCGGGTAAAGCTTGAAGACCAGCGAGAAGGACCAAAATGACAAAAGGAATCCCCCTCCAAATTTCAGTTACCGTGACCGAAAAAAGCGAGGTTGCCGGATCGGCAATCCATCCCGGTCCTCTTATACCGAAAAAACGGAGAATCTGATTAATTTGGCCCAGGTCCGGATCCCAGAGGAGACGCCAGATTA
Protein-coding sequences here:
- a CDS encoding tricarballylate dehydrogenase, with protein sequence MNEQYDLIVVGGGLAGTCAAVAAARLGCRVALVQNRPVLGGNSSSEIRVPVGGACDFNPWARETGLLEEFFLEDRFQDPARIWTGHGSSTWDYILYKAAANEKNLDLYIDTPAQKVLMSETNPKFIDSIVSYENGSEKEIVLQGRLFIDATGDGVIAYQAGAEFRMGREARSEFEESLAPEKADSYTQGSSLLFHAKDVGFPVPFTPPEWVPQLTSDEDLAFRTHHDVEAGYWWIEIGNPPYNTITDHANIRKELIKMVLAVWNHIKNHGDHQADHLVLDWIGMVPGKRESRRIMGDYIMKEKDVTYGSLFDDRVAYGGWFVDIHTPGGILTKDLPPEPSFPGKSEEIGKRQATVYSIPFRSLYSKDIPNLMMAGRDISVTHVALGTTRLMGTCSTIGQATGAAAYLCTKYSLQPRDLYPEKIHELQQLLLKQDGFIPQIKNSDPKDLARDARITASSSAKLQIAQGDLATEYDHPRQRTISMTGLETERALIFPITSDHIDSIDLYIESHLHESAEIEVTLKKAMHIWDYDGSEGILTKQKVAVPPSGVSWVKVPFNLSVDPKSFYIITARSQTGIFWRYHKKPPVGTAALSKEKNKWTSTKGAYTIRIYPEVFPYEAENILSGVSRPENWTNIWISDPSQGMPQTVTLEFPVETTFNTVYLTFDTNLTQTHMSTPPLYCFPECVKDYSISYDTQGTWKEILHCHDNYQRRRIHRFSPITTQKLQIEIYATHGDPSARIYEIRVYNE
- the sugA_6 gene encoding Trehalose transport system permease protein SugA yields the protein MASRKFNKSIPYLLILPALAIIFPLLIYPVFYNVYLSFFSWKVLPPAFNFVKLQNYFDVFNNPVFWNSVKITLQFTGIVVGIQFVLGLGLAYLLNGQKFAKQTTRSIVLIPYISAPAIISLIWRLLWDPDLGQINQILRFFGIRGPGWIADPATSLFSVTVTEIWRGIPFVILVLLAGLQALPDEPYDAAKVDGASSVQIFFLITVPLLKTIIWIVLLFQTIFTLRAFDIIWVLTGGGPGGSTQTLSIMIYRTMFRFWDGGTSSTLSVIILILTLLISFVFFRYLYKEMEV
- the sugB_11 gene encoding Trehalose transport system permease protein SugB, with product MSRKTEGIIIILVVLFIAPVIQMVLMSFKQPLDLFSTFLFFKPTGANYVDLFSRLNLTYFFKNSIIIASGTAVLSVILGAVAAYSFARYNFPMRKFLLFMVLFSRMLPPVAGVVPLFLVMRRLGFTDTYGGIILLYTAFQTPFVIWMMRGFFLSIPRELEEAAVIDGCSRLTAFLRITLPLSRPGLAATSIFAFTLSWNEFLFALIFTGTNTKTIPVAVPELIGEMGIFWGQICAAGTLAVLPIFIFSFLAQKQLISGLTFGAVKG